The following are encoded together in the Synchiropus splendidus isolate RoL2022-P1 chromosome 7, RoL_Sspl_1.0, whole genome shotgun sequence genome:
- the gpx8 gene encoding probable glutathione peroxidase 8, which translates to MEALGGYPTRTSGPKVKRLTVLLSMTVGVGCLFLLQTQLVKPRKPEDFYSFEVKDAKGRTVSLEKYRGKASLVVNVASYSEQTELNYRSLQELHRELGTSHFNVLAFPCGQFGDTEPGTSRDVESLAKSTFGVTFPFFSKIRIMGSEAEPAFKFLTDSVQKIPKWNFWKFLVNPEGKVVRFWRTDEPMESVRQEAAALVRDIILKKRGEL; encoded by the exons ATGGAGGCGCTAGGGGGCTACCCGACAAGGACCTCCGGCCCCAAAGTCAAGAGGCTGACGGTGCTCTTAAGCATGACGGTGGGCGTCGGCTGTCTGTTTCTGCTGCAGACCCAACTGGTCAAACCCAGAAAACCCGAAGATTTCTACTCGTTCGAGGTGAAGGACGCGAAGGGGAGGACCGTGTCTCTGGAGAAGTACCGAGGAAAA GCTTCTCTGGTTGTAAACGTGGCGAGTTACAGCGAGCAGACGGAGTTGAACTACAGGTCTCTGCAGGAGCTCCACCGGGAGCTTGGAACCTCTCACTTCAACGTACTGGCCTTCCCCTGCGGACAGTTCGGCGACACCGAGCCCGGAACCAGTCGAGACGTCGAAAGCCTCGCCAAGTCCACTTTCGGAGTTACTTTCCCTTTCTTCAGCAAAATCCGAATCATGGGCTCAGAGGCAGAACCAGCCTTCAAGTTCCTGACAG ATTCGGTGCAGAAAATTCCCAAGTGGAACTTCTGGAAGTTCCTGGTGAACCCAGAGGGCAAAGTGGTGCGGTTCTGGCGGACAGACGAGCCCATGGAGAGCGTCCGGCAAGAAGCTGCGGCGCTTGTACGCGATATCATCCTGAAAAAACGTGGGGAGCTATGA
- the LOC128762350 gene encoding granzyme A-like yields MIFIALLSFLLLVNTNPSQGAEIIGGTEVKPHTLPFMALVQSDQTYCGGTLIHPKWVLTAAHCARSGPVKKVILGLHSLKNTEEDFKEERKVARQVIHPCFNTDLAINDLMLLELDQPVKKTKAVNWLILGEKGNYPKNGMSCLVAGWGQTRYFNGAGSDVLLSAPVTVIDRTLCKQYGEWPFITKGMICAGFVGKNQGGVWKGDSGGPLLCNKALVGVTSFGKPLRPGVFAYLSGERLAWIKETIENTK; encoded by the exons ATGATCTTCATTGCTCTTCTCTCTTTTCTGCTCTTAGTGAATACCAACCCAA GTCAGGGTGCTGAAATAATTGGAGGTACAGAGGTGAAGCCACACACACTCCCTTTCATGGCTCTGGTGCAGAGTGACCAAACTTACTGCGGAGGAACACTGATCCATCCAAAATGGGTTCTGACTGCTGCCCATTGTGCTCG CTCTGGCCCAGTTAAGAAAGTGATTTTAGGGCTTCACTCTCTCAAGAACACGGAGGAGGATTTCAAAGAGGAGAGAAAAGTGGCGCGCCAGGTGATCCATCCCTGCTTCAACACGGACCTGGCCATCAATGACCTCATGCTGCTGGAG CTGGACCAACCCGTGAAGAAGACAAAGGCAGTTAACTGGCTCATCTTGGGGGAAAAAGGCAATTACCCCAAAAACGGCATGAGCTGTCTGGTAGCTGGATGGGGCCAAACTCGCTACTTCAATGGGGCCGGGTCTGATGTGCTGCTGTCAGCCCCTGTCACTGTGATTGACAGGACCTTGTGCAAGCAGTATGGTGAATGGCCATTTATCACAAAAGGAATGATATGTGCTGGCTTTGTTGGCAAGAACCAGGGTGGCGTCTGGAAG GGTGACTCCGGAGGGCCACTCTTGTGCAACAAAGCTCTGGTTGGTGTGACTTCTTTTGGGAAACCACTCAGACCCGGCGTGTTCGCCTATCTCTCCGGAGAGCGACTTGCATGGATTAAAGAGACCATTGAAAATACGAAATAA
- the LOC128762352 gene encoding cell division cycle protein 20 homolog, with product MLAKPCQPLVTMKQPTAVKAVGWCPWTTDVIATGGGWNDGKIRIWDTNSGSCMTSVDTHSQICALRWDDVNKGLVSGHGRPDHQVIFWDWKPPSLELKFQLSGHSERVLHLALSPDGDKIFSAGADDFFMVWSL from the exons ATGCTCGCAAAACCATGTCAACCACTGGTGACGATGAAACAGCCGACGGCTGTTAAG GCGGTGGGTTGGTGTCCGTGGACGACTGACGTGATAGCCACTGGAGGTGGGTGGAACGACGGAAAGATCAGAATATGGGACACGAACTCGGGAAGTTGTATGACTTCTGTTGACACACACTCGCAG ATCTGTGCTCTGCGCTGggatgatgtaaacaaaggtcTGGTCAGTGGTCATGGGCGCCCAGACCACCAGGTCATCTTCTGGGACTGGAAGCCTCCATCACTGGAACTCAAGTTTCAGCTTTCAG GTCATTCTGAGAGAGTCCTTCACTTGGCCCTCAGCCCAGATGGAGACAAGATTTTTTCTGCAGGAGCGGATGACTTCTTCATGGTGTGGAGTCTTTAA
- the LOC128762652 gene encoding zinc finger protein 501-like isoform X1: MQNADAAQSCGFSSDIKRRLISAVPQTEQMRLEMVTKTPDVQQLLTWEEVSAEQQKLISCLGQDVQEPQLFKEENGDEVKIKEEEKEAEVCKFSFIQVEVKSEDDDDDEKEPSTSSLMPLMKTGAEGDIVVGSEPTSCLDTFLKMDHQRSLSSELDTDDSEDWRETNDPQPGSNSVENPRTDISEKKDDADQNTLVCSRCGRKCSSTSGLTRHLKSCLGPLTCSFCGKCFEKKQYLNEHIKIHTGEKPFSCSQCGKCFMQRVLLTHHMKIHTGENLFSCSQCGKCFTWRHTLEQHMRIHSGEKPFRCCECNKCFTHADGLKKHLRVHTGEKPFRCSECDKCFSQAVGLKNHMRIHTGEKPFVCSYCDKCFANRWTLSEHVRVHTGEKPFICSNCGKCFAQKESLKEHMRIHTGEKPFTCVQCGKCFTHRSCLKKHTKIHTGEKPFSCFQCGQCFKWSYQLKSHMSSRTGEDSLSCSAENALMT; encoded by the coding sequence atgtccagcagctgctgacgtGGGAAGAAGTATCTGCTGAGCAGCAGAAGCTCATCTCTTGTCTGGGTCAGGACGTACAAGAACCTCAgctttttaaagaagaaaatggagatgaagtcaaaataaaagaggaagagaaagaagcaGAGGTCTGTAAGTTCTCATTCATTCAGGTTGAAGTGAAGAGtgaggatgatgacgatgatgaaaaGGAGCCTTCAACCAGCAGCTTGATGCCACTGATGAAAACTGGGGCTGAGGGAGACATTGTTGTTGGATCAGAACCAACCAGCTGTTTAGATACCTTTCTCAAGATggaccaccagaggtcacttTCATCTGAATTAGatactgatgacagtgaagactggagagaaacTAATGACCCTCAACCAGGCTCAAACTCTGTGGAGAATCCAAGAACTGACATTAGTGAAAAGAAAGATGATGCTGATCAAAATACACTGGTCTGCTCTAGATGTGGGAGAAAATGTTCTTCCACTTCTGGGCTGACTCGACATTTGAAGTCCTGCCTTGGACCACTGACGTGTTcattttgtggaaaatgttttgaaaagaaacagTATCTAAATGAACACATcaaaattcacactggagaaaaaccttttagctgctcccagtgtggtaaatgcttTATGCAGCGAGTTCTTCTGACGCAtcacatgaaaattcacactggagaaaatcTATTCTcttgctcccagtgtggaaagtGTTTCACATGGAGGCATACTCTGGAGCAACACATGAGGATTCACagtggagaaaaacctttccgCTGCTGTGAGTGTAATAAATGTTTTACTCATGCGGATGGCTTGAAGAAACACCTGAGagttcacacaggagaaaaacctttccgCTGCTCTGAGTGCGATAAATGTTTTTCGCAAGCAGTTGGCCTGAAGaatcacatgagaattcacactggagaaaagccttttgtcTGCTCTTATTGTGATAAATGTTTTGCGAACAGATGGACCCTGTCAGAACAtgtgagagttcacactggagaaaaacctttcatctgctccaattgtggtaaatgttttgcaCAAAAAGAGAGTCTGAAAgaacacatgagaattcacaccgGTGAAAAACCCTTCACTTGTGTTCAGTGTGGCAAATGTTTCACACATAGATCTTGCTTGAAGAAACATACAaaaattcacactggtgaaaaaccctTCAGCTGCTTTCAGTGTGGTCAATGTTTTAAGTGGAGCTATCAACTTAAGTCTCACATGAGCAGTCGCACTGGAGAGGATTCTCTGTCAtgcagtgcagaaaatgctttaaTGACTTGA